One Olsenella sp. oral taxon 807 DNA segment encodes these proteins:
- a CDS encoding tyrosine-type recombinase/integrase, with protein MPMRIEFTGEYAALMGGYVAFRQNLGFVMPESSQRWLRHMADLLYTMPLISEVIDMERAEAIASRREGESDVTRQSRFVVLRQFCLYLNRIGVGAYVPPAGQVRARSEFVPRIVSEREMARIIEVAEGKALRWPPMVLKILWCTGIRIGEAAALTVGDFHRKDRSLYVAHAKSDRSRIVPVSESLAVDLGEYVDARVPGGDSCRWLFPGRDPGSHRSKVAIGNRLRGIYREARVLTDEGRPIRTHDIRHSFAIATLEKMVEQGRDVYVTLPLLSAFMGHANICDTEYYLRFLPSAHRALVEQEAPISHAVFGDGAL; from the coding sequence ATGCCTATGAGGATCGAGTTCACGGGAGAGTACGCCGCGCTCATGGGAGGCTACGTCGCCTTCCGCCAGAACCTGGGCTTCGTAATGCCGGAAAGCTCGCAGAGATGGCTGCGGCACATGGCCGATCTCCTGTACACGATGCCCCTCATCTCCGAGGTCATCGACATGGAGAGGGCCGAGGCCATTGCCTCCAGGCGCGAGGGGGAATCCGACGTGACGCGCCAGAGCCGTTTCGTCGTGCTGCGCCAGTTCTGCCTCTACCTCAACCGCATCGGGGTCGGGGCATACGTACCGCCCGCGGGGCAGGTGAGAGCCAGGAGCGAATTCGTCCCGCGCATCGTCAGCGAGCGCGAGATGGCCCGCATAATCGAGGTCGCCGAGGGAAAGGCGCTGCGCTGGCCGCCGATGGTGCTGAAGATCCTCTGGTGCACGGGCATCAGGATCGGCGAGGCGGCGGCGCTGACCGTCGGCGACTTCCATCGCAAAGACCGCTCCCTCTACGTCGCCCACGCAAAGAGCGATCGGTCCCGCATCGTCCCCGTCAGCGAGAGCCTCGCCGTCGACCTAGGGGAATACGTCGACGCACGCGTTCCCGGCGGCGACTCGTGCCGATGGCTCTTCCCGGGGAGGGACCCGGGAAGCCACCGCAGCAAGGTCGCCATCGGCAACCGCCTCCGAGGCATCTACCGGGAGGCCCGGGTGCTCACCGACGAGGGCAGGCCGATCCGCACCCACGACATCCGCCATTCGTTCGCAATCGCGACGCTCGAGAAGATGGTGGAGCAGGGGCGCGACGTGTACGTGACGCTGCCGCTGCTCTCGGCGTTCATGGGCCATGCCAACATCTGCGACACCGAGTACTACTTGAGGTTCCTGCCATCGGCCCACCGGGCGCTGGTCGAGCAGGAGGCCCCGATATCTCACGCCGTGTTCGGGGACGGTGCGCTATGA
- a CDS encoding tyrosine-type recombinase/integrase, whose product MRGFAQLLSGFLLEYVPRRRSLSENTAKSYRDSFAILLRWLADGRGIAPDDVRIEDLSRENVESFCLWLSDVRGVCAATVNVRLCALRSFASYVSFTEPAYLEWASALRAVEFSKSPSGEVEWLPVEAVNLIMESASSDAREHAMLGLLYDSGARVSEIANARRCDLRLDAPATIRLSGKGRKVRIVPLCDQVAGMASAYLAATAGAPDSPLFVNRSGKAIGRAGITYVLKKHVAAAHEADPLVVPPTTHPHALRHSKAVHLVEADVNIIYIRDFMGHSSVKTTEIYAKISSKSRQKAVEKAAANLIMGSAYGEEDKSAIMEWLRNLL is encoded by the coding sequence ATGAGGGGATTCGCCCAGCTGCTGAGCGGCTTTCTGCTCGAGTACGTCCCGCGGCGCAGGAGCCTCAGCGAGAACACCGCGAAGAGCTACAGGGATTCGTTCGCCATCCTGCTCAGATGGCTGGCCGACGGGCGGGGAATAGCGCCCGACGACGTGCGGATCGAGGATCTGAGCAGGGAGAACGTCGAGTCGTTCTGCCTTTGGCTGTCGGATGTGAGGGGCGTTTGCGCGGCGACCGTCAACGTCCGGCTGTGCGCCCTCCGCTCGTTTGCCAGCTACGTGAGCTTCACCGAACCGGCCTACCTCGAGTGGGCGTCGGCCTTGCGGGCCGTCGAGTTCTCGAAGTCGCCGTCGGGGGAGGTCGAGTGGCTTCCCGTCGAGGCGGTCAACCTCATCATGGAGAGCGCCAGCTCGGATGCCCGCGAGCACGCCATGCTGGGCCTGCTGTACGACTCCGGCGCCCGTGTCTCCGAGATCGCCAACGCGCGTCGCTGCGACCTGCGCCTCGACGCCCCGGCCACAATAAGGCTCTCCGGGAAGGGGCGCAAGGTCAGGATCGTCCCGCTGTGCGACCAGGTCGCCGGGATGGCGTCGGCGTACCTGGCCGCGACTGCGGGCGCACCGGACTCCCCGCTATTCGTGAACCGCAGCGGGAAGGCCATAGGGCGCGCGGGCATAACGTATGTCCTGAAGAAACACGTCGCCGCAGCGCATGAGGCCGACCCCCTCGTCGTGCCGCCGACGACCCACCCGCACGCGCTGCGCCATTCGAAGGCCGTCCACCTCGTCGAGGCGGACGTCAACATCATATACATCAGGGACTTCATGGGCCATTCCTCTGTCAAGACGACCGAGATCTACGCCAAGATCAGCTCGAAGTCAAGGCAGAAGGCTGTGGAGAAAGCCGCCGCCAATCTGATAATGGGGAGCGCGTATGGGGAGGAGGATAAGTCCGCGATCATGGAATGGCTGAGGAACCTGCTGTAG
- the cas2 gene encoding CRISPR-associated endonuclease Cas2, giving the protein MYVLVTYDVASGDVGGPRRLRRVAKICTQYGQRVQYSVFECLVDPGQYESMKHELARIIDEGRDSLRFYNLGKNWKNRVEHIGAKDSYDPEDLLCI; this is encoded by the coding sequence GTGTATGTTCTGGTGACATATGATGTCGCAAGCGGAGACGTGGGAGGTCCGCGTCGTCTTCGCCGGGTTGCAAAGATCTGCACGCAGTATGGTCAGCGAGTGCAGTACTCGGTATTTGAATGCCTGGTGGACCCTGGCCAGTATGAAAGTATGAAGCATGAGCTCGCTAGGATCATCGATGAGGGACGGGATAGTCTACGTTTCTATAACTTAGGGAAAAACTGGAAGAACCGCGTTGAGCATATTGGTGCAAAAGACAGCTATGACCCGGAAGATCTGTTATGCATCTAG
- the cas1c gene encoding type I-C CRISPR-associated endonuclease Cas1c gives MKRLLNTLYLTNPDAYLRKKDDALAVYVEQKKVMSVPFHLLEGVVLFGHVGCSTAVLGACATRGISVAILDEGGRFQASVRGPISGNVLLRREQYRRSMDVIECLSAARRFVAAKVHNSRVVLQHYVRDYPDMEGIGAGDAIRELKQSGEEIRRCNNLDELRGIEGNAAHVYYSAIQGALRCDGVTFTGRTRRPPKDPVNSALSFFYTMLSRELMSACESVGLDPQMGYLHACRPGRASLALDFIEEFRAPMVDRFVLSLFNRKQLVASDFLAESQGFLLKDSTRKKVLGYWQQKKQDQLTHPFLGERMPLGLVPFIQAQLFARYLRGDLNDYPAFLWR, from the coding sequence ATGAAGAGGCTTTTGAATACACTCTATTTGACAAACCCAGACGCATACCTTCGAAAGAAAGACGATGCGCTTGCCGTGTATGTCGAGCAGAAAAAGGTCATGAGTGTTCCTTTCCACCTTCTTGAGGGGGTTGTGCTGTTTGGGCATGTCGGGTGCAGCACCGCTGTGCTTGGTGCTTGCGCAACGCGTGGCATATCTGTAGCCATTCTGGATGAGGGAGGTAGATTTCAAGCATCCGTGCGCGGACCCATATCGGGTAATGTGTTACTCAGAAGGGAGCAGTATAGGCGCTCGATGGATGTAATCGAGTGCCTTTCGGCTGCAAGGCGATTCGTTGCGGCAAAGGTGCACAACTCGCGGGTGGTGCTTCAGCACTATGTGCGTGACTACCCCGATATGGAAGGAATCGGAGCCGGGGATGCTATCAGAGAATTGAAGCAAAGCGGGGAGGAGATACGGCGTTGCAATAACCTTGATGAGCTGCGTGGTATAGAGGGAAATGCCGCCCATGTGTATTACTCTGCGATACAGGGGGCATTGCGCTGTGATGGGGTCACTTTTACCGGTCGTACAAGGAGACCTCCCAAAGACCCCGTCAATTCTGCCCTCTCATTTTTTTACACTATGCTGAGCAGGGAGCTAATGTCTGCGTGCGAATCGGTCGGTCTTGACCCACAGATGGGATACCTACACGCATGTCGCCCTGGAAGAGCGAGCCTTGCGCTCGACTTCATAGAAGAGTTTCGCGCACCTATGGTCGATCGTTTCGTCCTCTCGCTGTTTAATCGAAAGCAGCTGGTTGCGTCTGACTTTCTTGCTGAGTCTCAAGGCTTCCTACTCAAGGACTCAACTCGCAAGAAGGTACTTGGCTATTGGCAACAAAAGAAGCAGGACCAGCTGACTCATCCGTTTTTGGGCGAGAGGATGCCTCTTGGTCTTGTCCCATTTATACAAGCGCAACTATTCGCTCGATACCTGCGAGGGGATCTTAATGATTACCCCGCGTTTCTCTGGAGGTAG
- the cas4 gene encoding CRISPR-associated protein Cas4 has protein sequence MYDEDELLALSGLQHLAYCERQWALIHLEQIWQDSADTLRGDYFHERVDTVGYSCTDGVRSERRVRLVSRSLGIYGVADIVEYGVGDVGSFVRPIEYKVGKPKLEDWDRIQITAQALCLEEMHGLKIPEGALFYGETRRRERVEVTQKLRRKVDSLSLRMHDLFEMGVTPPAERNSKCRRCSLANECMPEAGCVDARSYWVRYGEDLELT, from the coding sequence ATGTATGATGAGGACGAACTGCTTGCCCTGTCTGGTCTCCAGCATCTGGCATACTGCGAGCGCCAATGGGCGCTCATTCACCTTGAGCAGATCTGGCAGGACAGCGCCGATACGCTTCGTGGAGACTACTTCCATGAGCGCGTGGATACGGTCGGCTATTCTTGCACTGATGGCGTGAGGTCAGAGCGGAGGGTTCGTCTCGTTAGCCGGAGTCTGGGAATCTATGGCGTCGCCGATATCGTGGAGTACGGTGTCGGCGATGTTGGCTCTTTTGTACGACCCATTGAATATAAGGTTGGTAAACCAAAGCTAGAGGATTGGGATCGCATTCAGATAACAGCACAGGCGTTGTGCCTTGAGGAGATGCATGGTCTGAAAATTCCCGAGGGCGCCCTTTTCTATGGAGAGACGCGGCGGCGGGAGCGGGTTGAGGTGACGCAGAAACTCAGGCGGAAGGTGGACTCGCTCTCGTTGCGTATGCACGATCTCTTCGAAATGGGAGTGACACCCCCTGCCGAGCGTAATTCGAAGTGTCGTCGCTGTTCGTTGGCAAATGAGTGCATGCCTGAGGCTGGCTGCGTCGATGCACGAAGCTATTGGGTACGATACGGCGAGGATCTGGAACTGACATGA
- the cas7c gene encoding type I-C CRISPR-associated protein Cas7/Csd2, producing MPEPIQNRYDFVFFCDVKNGNPNGDPDAGNLPRIDPDTSQGIISDVCIKRKIRNYVDLIKGEAIDDPDVNEGELGYKIYVQESAVLNERNRKAYVHYKLIPQAKKLPKKVEDQIKVTKFMCDNFYDIRTFGAVMTTGVNCGQVRGPVQLCFGESIDPVVPLEMSITRMAATEAKEDKDNKTMGRKQYVPYGLYRIEGFVSASLAEKNGFCQADLDLLWEALMNMFENDRSAARGLMTSRELIVFKHESKFGNAPAHRLFDLVHVDKVDSKNQVAREFGDYTITIDEGKLPQGVEIRTYDYIAPSA from the coding sequence ATGCCAGAGCCAATTCAAAACCGCTATGACTTCGTTTTCTTCTGCGATGTTAAGAACGGCAATCCCAACGGTGACCCCGATGCAGGAAATCTCCCACGTATCGATCCCGACACCTCGCAAGGAATCATTTCCGACGTGTGCATCAAGCGTAAGATTCGCAATTACGTTGACCTTATTAAAGGCGAAGCCATAGATGATCCCGATGTGAATGAGGGGGAGTTGGGCTACAAGATCTACGTGCAGGAAAGCGCCGTTCTCAATGAGCGCAATCGCAAGGCGTACGTACATTACAAGCTCATCCCACAAGCAAAAAAACTCCCAAAGAAAGTGGAGGATCAGATAAAAGTCACTAAGTTCATGTGCGATAACTTTTATGACATTAGGACTTTTGGTGCGGTCATGACAACAGGTGTCAATTGCGGCCAGGTGCGTGGACCTGTGCAGTTGTGCTTCGGCGAATCTATTGACCCAGTCGTACCGCTCGAGATGAGCATTACGCGCATGGCTGCTACTGAAGCCAAGGAGGATAAGGACAACAAGACCATGGGACGCAAGCAGTACGTGCCCTATGGTCTCTATCGCATCGAAGGGTTCGTCTCCGCCTCCTTGGCTGAGAAGAATGGCTTCTGCCAAGCCGACCTCGATCTTTTGTGGGAGGCGCTCATGAATATGTTCGAGAACGATCGCAGTGCCGCTCGTGGCCTCATGACTTCTCGTGAGCTTATCGTCTTCAAGCACGAGAGCAAGTTTGGAAACGCTCCTGCCCATAGGCTCTTCGACTTGGTGCACGTGGATAAAGTTGATTCCAAGAATCAAGTGGCACGAGAGTTCGGTGACTACACCATTACTATTGACGAAGGAAAACTGCCTCAAGGCGTCGAGATAAGAACCTACGATTATATTGCCCCCTCTGCGTAG
- the cas8c gene encoding type I-C CRISPR-associated protein Cas8c/Csd1 produces the protein MIVKDLYDLYERYAADPQMQDKVPPKGMSREKVEWELVLSESGALVNVIPLSHGDGKGSNRYCVMTVPEHRTRTSGVSPFFLCDTAAYLLGMADISKAKDESEVVKAQRKAQERWEASRDYHLSILSSCDDVAAQAVMGFFSHNILKERENDDLLRDIAESGNLIFALKDSDGNIVPIHESKAIMAAWESSHVSALADEPCIRGQCSVTGKVAPLARLFPQVTGLAGAQSSGASLISFNCDSFNSYGRTQAYNASVSQWVAFGAGTALKMLLSDPERKIRLGATTFTFWSDRPSPDEDSLFIRFFGGGDKNDTAEDSATVTRVRDAIKGIKSGHPLRANFNPDVRYYVLGISPNAARLSVRFFETSTLGEVAERYGQYLRDIDMVDVSTTSIFQLIRQCAVQGKYENLPSTLVNPCMRAMLTGSRFPQSLLSTLLSRMRADHGSNNRWDMGQRASLIKACLVRNLQSTRESEIDVALNRDNNCVGYLLGRLFAVMERAQSEALGTTNATIRDKYIGSASVTPARVMPTLMHGCQNHLSDLRKKKPGLNVILEKELDEIVGRKLSDNPYPGTLSMEDQGEFFIGYYQERVDLWTSRKRDDVAPDEAASNDLSEN, from the coding sequence ATGATAGTCAAAGACCTTTATGACCTCTATGAGCGTTATGCTGCGGACCCTCAGATGCAGGACAAAGTACCTCCTAAGGGTATGAGTCGGGAAAAGGTTGAATGGGAGCTCGTGCTTTCCGAGAGCGGTGCACTGGTGAATGTCATCCCACTGTCGCATGGTGATGGGAAGGGTTCGAACCGTTATTGCGTTATGACTGTTCCGGAACACCGTACGCGCACGAGCGGTGTCAGCCCCTTTTTCCTCTGTGATACCGCTGCCTATCTTCTTGGTATGGCCGACATCTCAAAAGCTAAGGATGAGAGTGAGGTAGTAAAGGCTCAAAGAAAGGCTCAAGAAAGGTGGGAGGCCTCGCGAGACTATCATTTGAGTATTCTCAGCAGTTGCGATGACGTTGCGGCCCAGGCGGTAATGGGGTTCTTCTCTCACAATATTCTGAAAGAAAGAGAGAATGATGATCTCTTGCGTGATATCGCTGAAAGTGGCAATCTTATCTTTGCTCTGAAGGATTCCGATGGCAATATCGTGCCTATTCACGAGAGCAAAGCCATTATGGCTGCTTGGGAATCTTCTCATGTATCAGCGTTAGCAGATGAGCCGTGTATACGTGGCCAATGCTCGGTAACAGGGAAGGTAGCACCTTTAGCTCGTTTGTTTCCCCAGGTAACGGGCCTTGCTGGTGCACAATCGTCCGGAGCATCCCTTATCTCGTTTAACTGTGATTCGTTCAATTCCTATGGAAGGACCCAAGCGTATAACGCCTCAGTTTCGCAATGGGTTGCCTTTGGAGCGGGGACAGCCCTCAAGATGTTGCTTTCCGACCCAGAGCGTAAGATCCGCCTGGGCGCCACCACTTTTACATTTTGGAGTGACAGGCCTTCACCTGACGAGGATAGCCTCTTTATACGATTCTTTGGTGGGGGCGACAAGAACGATACTGCTGAGGACTCGGCGACCGTTACTCGTGTTCGCGATGCAATCAAAGGTATCAAAAGTGGGCACCCTCTCAGGGCGAACTTTAACCCTGATGTGCGCTACTACGTATTGGGCATCTCTCCCAATGCCGCGCGACTCTCTGTTCGCTTCTTTGAGACCTCCACGCTCGGAGAGGTGGCTGAACGCTACGGTCAATATCTGCGAGACATTGATATGGTGGATGTATCGACGACTTCGATTTTCCAACTCATCAGGCAGTGCGCAGTTCAGGGGAAATACGAGAATCTCCCATCCACACTCGTGAACCCGTGTATGCGGGCGATGCTTACTGGCAGCAGGTTTCCCCAGTCTCTTCTCAGTACGCTCCTCTCGCGCATGCGAGCAGATCATGGGTCAAACAACCGCTGGGATATGGGTCAACGAGCATCACTTATCAAGGCATGCCTGGTGCGAAACCTACAATCGACGAGAGAAAGCGAGATTGACGTGGCATTGAACAGAGACAACAACTGTGTGGGATACCTTCTTGGTAGATTGTTCGCCGTGATGGAGAGGGCGCAGTCGGAGGCGCTAGGCACCACCAATGCGACCATCCGTGACAAATACATTGGTTCCGCATCGGTTACGCCGGCACGTGTGATGCCGACGCTCATGCATGGCTGCCAGAATCATCTGAGCGACTTGCGCAAGAAGAAGCCCGGGCTGAACGTCATCCTTGAAAAGGAACTTGACGAAATAGTGGGCAGGAAGCTCTCGGATAATCCCTACCCTGGGACTCTTTCTATGGAGGATCAAGGAGAATTTTTCATTGGCTATTACCAAGAGCGTGTCGACCTCTGGACTTCACGCAAACGGGATGACGTTGCGCCCGACGAAGCTGCAAGCAACGACCTCAGCGAGAATTAG
- the cas5c gene encoding type I-C CRISPR-associated protein Cas5c — MGYGIRILVKGPRACFTRPEMKAERVSYDVITPSAARGILEAVYWKPAISWCIDSIEVLNEIRFETFRRNEVESKLPYSGKSGAKSIADGKNLPLYEVASEDRQQRATLLLRDVAYIINAHFDLTDRVGEGDTVEKHYNIALRRLRKGQCFNQPYFGCREFAAEVSLLEEGEEASPSFYAGISEKDLGFMLYDLDFTDVRKPEPRFFRAVMKNGVIDVSAALQEVVG, encoded by the coding sequence ATGGGCTATGGCATAAGGATATTAGTAAAGGGTCCTCGCGCATGCTTTACACGTCCAGAAATGAAAGCCGAGCGTGTCAGTTACGACGTGATAACGCCATCTGCGGCGCGGGGGATCCTCGAGGCGGTTTACTGGAAGCCAGCGATTTCATGGTGCATCGATAGCATCGAAGTGCTCAATGAGATTCGCTTTGAGACATTCCGGCGCAATGAGGTGGAAAGCAAACTTCCCTATAGCGGAAAGTCGGGTGCCAAGTCGATTGCGGATGGCAAAAACCTGCCGCTCTACGAGGTTGCATCGGAGGACCGTCAGCAACGTGCGACACTTCTGTTACGTGATGTTGCCTACATCATCAATGCTCACTTCGACCTGACCGATCGTGTGGGTGAGGGCGACACAGTTGAGAAGCACTACAACATTGCTCTGCGCCGTCTACGCAAGGGGCAGTGCTTCAACCAGCCCTACTTCGGGTGTAGGGAGTTTGCTGCCGAGGTCTCACTGCTTGAGGAGGGTGAGGAAGCATCGCCTTCTTTCTATGCGGGAATCTCAGAAAAGGATCTTGGCTTCATGCTCTACGACCTCGACTTCACGGATGTGAGAAAGCCTGAGCCTAGGTTCTTCCGTGCCGTTATGAAGAACGGTGTCATCGATGTTTCTGCAGCGTTGCAGGAGGTGGTCGGATGA
- the cas3 gene encoding CRISPR-associated helicase Cas3': protein MAELSAQFAATFGYGQWGRALGLLHDAGKVCDRFQNERLFNRPVSVDHAAFGARRALELYGGCGDKNDAAGTRAYAGELMAYAILGHHGGMKSAIPDAELRIERLDSPPDHGQVADDYGPYQDMLSESPDSIPPGRPSLEPTSLARLMQSPLGVRRDVMQQLLPFSAQALTRMLFSCLVDADWLDTERFMSPEEAKKRGHDYDSTSTLLERLESHLEKLSHGNRETPVNMARNAVLTDCKEGSASKPGLFTLTVPTGGGKTLSSMEFALRHATVNGLERVIYAIPFTSIVEQSAAVFRDILGEENVLEHHSNYDFDAAAGEGREYERLAVQNWDAPIVVTTNVQLLESLFANKPSKCRKLHNIANSVIVLDEAQTIPIELMRPTLAALEELTIDFGVSVVLCTATQPAVQDEWPFGSHPHELCGPHQELFSIAFDGRVRYQVVGELPEAELADKLANEHQVLCVVGKKAEALNLYRDVVTCARESGLFNETKKSYDAGFFHLSAHMIPLHRSQMIAKIRKRLDAGKRCVVISTQLIEAGVDVDFPIVWREMAGLDSIVQAAGRCNRNGRRVDEVGEKIPGDVFVFELTEQDDAFSRPGPRTFLGKTRLIASELLNVDGLSIDATSIDLYFRRLYQTESLDAQCVIEIDDKGRKRRGSRGLYEEISDCQRHLSSSKGFLSCYMDYGYDFEVYARTYKVIDDEGEPVFVPWDEGGRRQLKHLLDSIGQEASLIRSLQPYSVSVYKNLMQDLEREGLIEHYGLVSVLRMEDDCRKVYSEETGLLPPDEEVLNILAM from the coding sequence GTGGCAGAGTTGAGCGCTCAATTTGCCGCTACCTTTGGTTATGGGCAGTGGGGCCGTGCGCTTGGGCTACTACATGACGCGGGCAAGGTTTGTGATCGATTCCAGAATGAGCGTCTCTTCAACAGGCCCGTGAGCGTTGACCATGCGGCCTTTGGGGCGCGACGAGCGCTTGAGCTCTACGGGGGCTGCGGCGACAAGAACGATGCGGCCGGTACGCGAGCTTACGCGGGTGAGCTTATGGCCTATGCGATTTTGGGTCATCACGGAGGCATGAAAAGCGCCATTCCTGATGCCGAGTTGAGAATCGAACGCCTCGACTCGCCTCCTGATCATGGACAAGTTGCTGATGACTATGGTCCCTATCAAGATATGCTCAGTGAGTCTCCTGATTCCATCCCTCCGGGACGGCCAAGCCTTGAGCCTACGTCGTTGGCCCGTCTCATGCAATCACCTCTTGGAGTTCGACGGGATGTCATGCAGCAACTCTTGCCCTTCTCGGCGCAGGCGTTGACGCGTATGCTGTTCTCGTGCCTTGTCGATGCCGATTGGCTCGACACTGAACGTTTTATGAGTCCCGAGGAAGCGAAGAAGCGAGGGCACGATTACGACTCGACCTCAACGCTGCTCGAGAGGCTCGAAAGCCATCTTGAGAAGCTATCGCACGGGAACAGGGAGACTCCCGTCAATATGGCACGCAACGCTGTTCTCACCGACTGCAAAGAGGGGTCAGCATCCAAGCCCGGTCTCTTTACCCTCACGGTGCCGACCGGTGGGGGCAAGACGCTCTCCTCTATGGAGTTCGCCCTACGCCATGCGACAGTGAACGGCCTTGAGCGTGTTATCTATGCTATTCCGTTCACATCCATCGTCGAGCAGAGTGCAGCCGTCTTCAGGGACATCCTTGGTGAGGAGAACGTCCTGGAACATCACTCGAATTACGACTTTGATGCCGCTGCAGGGGAGGGGCGCGAATATGAGCGGCTTGCTGTGCAGAATTGGGATGCGCCCATTGTGGTAACCACCAATGTCCAACTGCTGGAATCGCTGTTCGCTAATAAACCAAGCAAGTGTCGCAAGCTGCATAACATCGCGAATAGTGTCATCGTGCTCGATGAGGCACAAACCATACCGATTGAGCTTATGCGACCGACGCTTGCGGCCCTTGAGGAGCTGACAATTGACTTTGGCGTGAGTGTTGTGCTTTGCACGGCTACGCAGCCGGCCGTACAGGATGAGTGGCCGTTCGGCTCGCATCCGCATGAGCTGTGCGGTCCGCATCAAGAGCTGTTCTCCATAGCTTTTGACGGTAGAGTTCGCTATCAGGTTGTGGGCGAGCTCCCAGAAGCTGAGTTGGCCGATAAGCTTGCGAATGAACATCAGGTGCTCTGTGTTGTGGGCAAGAAAGCAGAGGCACTTAACCTTTACCGTGACGTCGTTACATGTGCTCGGGAGAGTGGTCTATTCAATGAAACCAAGAAATCTTATGATGCGGGTTTCTTTCATCTAAGTGCTCATATGATTCCGCTACATAGGTCGCAGATGATTGCCAAGATAAGAAAACGACTCGATGCGGGTAAGCGTTGCGTGGTCATATCCACCCAACTTATAGAGGCGGGCGTGGACGTCGATTTTCCCATTGTCTGGCGTGAGATGGCTGGCTTGGATTCCATCGTGCAAGCGGCAGGTCGCTGCAACCGCAATGGCAGGCGTGTCGATGAGGTAGGTGAAAAGATTCCGGGCGATGTCTTCGTCTTTGAGCTTACCGAACAAGACGATGCTTTCTCGCGTCCAGGGCCCCGTACGTTTCTTGGGAAAACGCGCTTGATTGCCTCTGAGCTTCTCAATGTGGATGGTTTGAGTATTGATGCTACCTCGATTGATCTATATTTTAGGCGTCTCTACCAGACTGAGTCACTTGATGCTCAGTGTGTCATAGAGATTGACGACAAGGGGCGCAAGAGACGTGGCTCTCGAGGCCTTTATGAGGAGATCTCTGACTGTCAGAGACACCTTTCATCCAGCAAGGGATTCCTCTCATGTTACATGGATTACGGCTATGACTTCGAGGTTTATGCCCGCACTTACAAGGTTATAGACGATGAGGGTGAGCCAGTCTTTGTCCCTTGGGATGAAGGGGGAAGACGGCAGCTCAAACATTTGCTGGACTCGATCGGACAAGAAGCATCTCTTATTCGCTCGCTGCAGCCCTATAGCGTAAGCGTGTATAAAAACCTCATGCAAGATTTGGAGCGAGAGGGACTCATTGAGCACTATGGCCTTGTGAGTGTGCTTCGCATGGAGGATGACTGTCGCAAGGTCTATAGCGAGGAGACAGGCCTGCTCCCACCAGACGAGGAGGTGCTCAACATACTTGCTATGTGA